CATAAAAATCGTAGTCGCTTGTTTCGGTTTCTTCGTTGCGTGCATAGGAGCCGAAAAGATAAATGCGTGCGGGGTCGAGAGCTTCTTTTATTTTTTCCGTTATTTGTTTGATTTCTTCCGTTATCATCGGTTATATTATACACAAAAAATAGGACATTTGCAACGGAGAAAAACACAACAATGCCGTAAATTTCAAGTTGTTCCATTCTTGCGATGTTTTGCCGCAAGGCAAAACTCGAAGCTCGATTAAAAAATATACCTCCTGTATATTTTTTAATCACGAGTTTTAGGCTTTTTGCCTAAAACATCGTATGCTTAAACCACCCGCCATCCATGGCGGGAAAAACACGGATGTACAATTCTTCAGCGGCACGGATGCCGCCGGTTCCACGCCTTACGAGTTTTTTGCGTAAGCAAAAACACTCGAAGCTGAAAAATGTACAAGGATGTACATTTTTCAGCTAGTAACCAAAGTTCTTTTTCGGTAACTTTGGTTCTTTTTAGCTATAGACCGCTTAAAAATATAGAAAAAATATTAAAATCGTAGTATTATAAGGAGAATTTATTAAATGGAGATAATTGTTAGTTGGGGGGAGTTATTATATGAAAAATTTGAGAACACATGGTAAAAAGAAGATTCAAGGGGCGTTTATCATAGCGGCAGTTGCCGTAATTGTACTTTTTACAGCTTGTCAACAATTTCTGGACAATCCGGAAGATTTTTTAAGCTATTGGGCAGGCGAGGTTTTTATCAAAGACCATAGCATAAGTTCGGCACATAGGCCGGATAAAGCGGGTGTGCCGTGTGTCGGCTCTTCGGAGCCCGTAAATATTACGCTCTCAGTGCATAACCCGAAAGGCTTTTCGTTTGTTATGCCGACTTCTTTGGAACCTGCGGGCATTGTCGAATTTAAAGAACTTTCTCCTAAGCCTGAGGTAGGAACCCACTATAAACTGGAGCGAACCGGTTCCGGCACGCTGAAGCTTACATATAAAAAAGAGTTCTTAGAAAAATACGAACAAGGTTCAGGCAGTTTAAACCCGACTATCACCCTTAAAGCTAAAGACGGCAGAGTATTCAAGAAAACCTACACCTTCGGCATAAAATCGAACACTCCGCCGCCTGCACCTAAAGATATCGTAATTGCAAAGACAAACACGTCTCCTTCGAAGTACGTGCTCTGCCTTAAATTCGATTCCGATGAAATGAGAAGAAAGATAGGCAACACCGACAAACCGGTACACAATGATATTGCAAACATTACAATAAAGAAGGACTCATCAAACAACGACTCATCCTATGATCTTTCATACAAAGGTGACAATTTGGACTTTCAAATACCTGCTGGAGACTCGTTTACCACGCACGGGTCCGTAGCTAAATTAACCGAAGACATACCGCAATCACAAGCTAAGTGGGTTTTATACTACAAAACGAACATAATAATAGCAAACGGTAACGATCTTACAACGTACTATATAACCTTGAGCGACCGGGAAGGCGTTACTTCGGATGAGGCTGTCGCAAGGATAGAAGCAAGCGGTCCGACTCACACTGTAACATTCAGCGTAGCAGGCGGAGAGGGAGAACTGAAGGGGACTTGCAACGGTCAGAACAAAATAGCTCAAAACAGCGGTGGTGAGGTAAAGCTTGAGAACGTTCCGCATGGGGCGCAGGTAACCTTTACCGCAACGCCCACAGATCCAACCCAATACAAGGTTGGAAACTGGACTTGTACACCTTCGACAGACTTTACAGGAACAAGCGGAAGCCAGACTGCCACGCTTACCGTAAAGGCAGATACAACTGTAACCGTACAATTTGTAGAGCTTAATGCCCTAACTCCGACTGAGCTTAAAATACACGGGCAAAACGCTTTGGGCGGTTCCGTTACACTGCCTTATACCGTAGTAAATCAAGTGGCGAAAAGCGATATAAGTCTTGCGTTTAGCGGATACCCGAGTATTCCGTTTACCGTAATACCGCAATTGCCGCTTACCTTACAGCCGGGAGAGACTAAAAGCATTACCATAAACGTTGCGGCAAGTCCGGGAAATTATCTTGCGTGGTCAAAAATGGTCAGCATAACCCGATCAAAAAATGACGTTGCAAACTTAAAGAGCTTTAAACTTAACGGAGAAACCAAAACAGTTCCTTTTGCGGGCGAATACACGGTAGCTTCCGGTACGGCAACAGTAACGGACTTTACCTTTGATACTGCCAGCACGGGAGCAACGGCAAGCGTAAGTCCTCAAGGAAACGTAAACATACACGCAGATACGGGAAAAAGTTTTACCATCACGGTAAAAGCTCAAGACGGTACTGTAACGCAGAACGTAATATTTACCGTAAAACGCCAAAAATACAACGTAAACTACAGCGTAGCGGGCGGAAACGGAAAGATTAAAGCCGGTTCAGGCACTCTGACAACAAACGGCAACACTCAAGTTGCATACAACGGAAGCGTAACCTTTACCGCTCATCCCGATCCCGGCTGGGAAGTAGACAGCTGGAAAGTTGACGGCAGCACAGTATCAGGTCAAACGGGTACAACCTATACCCTTTCCAACGTAACCGGCGATAAAACCGTAACGGTCAAGTTTAAACCGGGCGTATTCGATTTAGCAGGCGGCCCCGATGCGTGGAAGCGCCTTAAAAAAGAAGTTGAAAAAACGGAAGGCGCCCATACCATCACTATCAGCGGGGAAATAACGGCAACGAACGACCCGGGCAATAACGGAAAAATTAGTATCCGCAGAGAACTTATTATCAAGAGCAGCGGCTCTTCCGCCTCTTTGAATGCAAACAACCTGTCGGGTATTTTTGATGTGAACAACAAGCTCACCCTTGAAAATATAACGCTTAAAAACGGCACAGAGCCCGGAAACCGCACAGGCGCCGGCGCATACGTAAACAGCACGCTCATTATGAAAGGCTCAAGCGCTATCACCAACTGCTCGGCGCACAAAGGCGGCGGCGTATACGTAAACAACGGTACGCTCATTATGCAAGACTCAAGCACTATCTCCAGCTGCACGGCGACCGATAAGGGCAGCGGCGTATACGTAGCCGGCACATTCGAGATGAAAGGCAATGCAAGAGTGAATACAAACAACGACGTCTATTTGGAAAGCGGCAAAAGCATTACCGTAACCGGCTCATTGAGCCACCACCCCGCCGCACGGATAACGCCTAACAACTATACCAACGGCAGAGTCCTTGCAACGGGGGCTGCCGAAAAAGCGAACTTTAAGGTAACACCTCAAGACGGCAATAAATACTGGCGGTTCAAAAAGCAGGGCGGTGAAGTAAAGTTTGTACCGGCAAAACTGAAGGTTACCTTTAATAAAATAAAATGCGTAGAAGTGGAAGACGCCAGTTCTGAGGCCGAATATTATTGGACGATGAAGGTTGGCAAGTATGTGATAGCCGAACGTCCAAGCAACAGTGTATGGGATGCCAAAAAAGGTCATATATATGAATTTATCGAAAATGGTGAATATAACAAGTATTTTAACTGGGATTTCAGCTACTTTCCTATAAGTGAAATACCGGATATAAATACCACACCGAAAAATTACATCCCGGTATATATCAACATCATGGAATATGACAAATCCGACCCCGATGATCATATCGGTACGACCAAGGCACATCTGACCTATGATTATGACAATGATCAATGGAAATGGGAATATGACGGTTCGCAGTCTCACGGAAACCAAGAAAGCAATCCCCATATTACGATAGGCGACGGCGGTGAAGAAATATTTACGGAAGAATACCGCACTAACGACGGCGACACCGATGTTACGATTACGATAAGCTGGAAAGAGTAATGCAATTGGTAATTTGGTTTAATGTATAATTAATAAAGTATAATTAATAATTGTTAATGGAGAATTGATGTGAAGAAAAATTATGTAAAAACAGCACTTTGTGTGCC
The DNA window shown above is from Treponema denticola and carries:
- a CDS encoding InlB B-repeat-containing protein codes for the protein MKNLRTHGKKKIQGAFIIAAVAVIVLFTACQQFLDNPEDFLSYWAGEVFIKDHSISSAHRPDKAGVPCVGSSEPVNITLSVHNPKGFSFVMPTSLEPAGIVEFKELSPKPEVGTHYKLERTGSGTLKLTYKKEFLEKYEQGSGSLNPTITLKAKDGRVFKKTYTFGIKSNTPPPAPKDIVIAKTNTSPSKYVLCLKFDSDEMRRKIGNTDKPVHNDIANITIKKDSSNNDSSYDLSYKGDNLDFQIPAGDSFTTHGSVAKLTEDIPQSQAKWVLYYKTNIIIANGNDLTTYYITLSDREGVTSDEAVARIEASGPTHTVTFSVAGGEGELKGTCNGQNKIAQNSGGEVKLENVPHGAQVTFTATPTDPTQYKVGNWTCTPSTDFTGTSGSQTATLTVKADTTVTVQFVELNALTPTELKIHGQNALGGSVTLPYTVVNQVAKSDISLAFSGYPSIPFTVIPQLPLTLQPGETKSITINVAASPGNYLAWSKMVSITRSKNDVANLKSFKLNGETKTVPFAGEYTVASGTATVTDFTFDTASTGATASVSPQGNVNIHADTGKSFTITVKAQDGTVTQNVIFTVKRQKYNVNYSVAGGNGKIKAGSGTLTTNGNTQVAYNGSVTFTAHPDPGWEVDSWKVDGSTVSGQTGTTYTLSNVTGDKTVTVKFKPGVFDLAGGPDAWKRLKKEVEKTEGAHTITISGEITATNDPGNNGKISIRRELIIKSSGSSASLNANNLSGIFDVNNKLTLENITLKNGTEPGNRTGAGAYVNSTLIMKGSSAITNCSAHKGGGVYVNNGTLIMQDSSTISSCTATDKGSGVYVAGTFEMKGNARVNTNNDVYLESGKSITVTGSLSHHPAARITPNNYTNGRVLATGAAEKANFKVTPQDGNKYWRFKKQGGEVKFVPAKLKVTFNKIKCVEVEDASSEAEYYWTMKVGKYVIAERPSNSVWDAKKGHIYEFIENGEYNKYFNWDFSYFPISEIPDINTTPKNYIPVYINIMEYDKSDPDDHIGTTKAHLTYDYDNDQWKWEYDGSQSHGNQESNPHITIGDGGEEIFTEEYRTNDGDTDVTITISWKE